The Canis aureus isolate CA01 chromosome 11, VMU_Caureus_v.1.0, whole genome shotgun sequence genome has a segment encoding these proteins:
- the C11H2orf49 gene encoding ashwin isoform X2, producing the protein MAGDVGGRSCTDSELLLHPELLSQEFLLLTLEQKNIAVENDIRINKDNLTDLYVQHAIPLPQRELPKNRWGKMMEKKREQHEMKNETRRTSTVDGLRKRPLIVFDGSSTSTSIKVRKTENGDNDRLRPPPQNHDLTHRKSPLGPVKSPPLSPVGATPVKLKRAAPKEEAEAVNNLKPPEAKRKIQHVTWP; encoded by the exons ATGGCGGGGGATGTGGGCGGTCGCAGCTGCACGGATTCGGAGCTGCTGCTGCACCCGGAGCTGCTGTCTCAGGAGTTTCTTCTCCTCACCCTGGAGCAG AAGAACATAGCTGTTGAAAATGACATAAGAATAAACAAAGACAATCTCACTGATCTTTATGTTCAGCACGCAATACCGTTGCCTCAGAGAGAGTTGCCAAAGAATAGATGGGGGAAaatgatggaaaagaaaagagagcaacATGAGATGAAAAACGAGACTAGAAG GACTAGCACTGTAGATGGGTTAAGGAAAAGACCTCTTATTGTGTTTGATGGAAGTTCAACAAGTACAAGCATCAaagtgagaaagacagagaatggAGATAATGATCGACTCAGGCCTCCTCCTCAG AACCATGACTTAACGCATAGGAAAAGTCCTTTGGGTCCTGTGAAGTCCCCACCTTTGTCCCCTGTTGGAGCTACTCCCGTGAAGTTAAAGCGAGCGGCCCCTAAAGAAGAAGCTGAGGCTGTG AATAACCTGAAGCCTCCAGAAGCAAAGAGGAAGATACAGCATGTTACATGGCCCTGA
- the C11H2orf49 gene encoding ashwin isoform X1: protein MAGDVGGRSCTDSELLLHPELLSQEFLLLTLEQKNIAVENDIRINKDNLTDLYVQHAIPLPQRELPKNRWGKMMEKKREQHEMKNETRRTSTVDGLRKRPLIVFDGSSTSTSIKVRKTENGDNDRLRPPPQASFTSNAFRKLSNSSSNVSPLILSSNLPMNNKMEHNNNDTKQNHDLTHRKSPLGPVKSPPLSPVGATPVKLKRAAPKEEAEAVNNLKPPEAKRKIQHVTWP, encoded by the exons ATGGCGGGGGATGTGGGCGGTCGCAGCTGCACGGATTCGGAGCTGCTGCTGCACCCGGAGCTGCTGTCTCAGGAGTTTCTTCTCCTCACCCTGGAGCAG AAGAACATAGCTGTTGAAAATGACATAAGAATAAACAAAGACAATCTCACTGATCTTTATGTTCAGCACGCAATACCGTTGCCTCAGAGAGAGTTGCCAAAGAATAGATGGGGGAAaatgatggaaaagaaaagagagcaacATGAGATGAAAAACGAGACTAGAAG GACTAGCACTGTAGATGGGTTAAGGAAAAGACCTCTTATTGTGTTTGATGGAAGTTCAACAAGTACAAGCATCAaagtgagaaagacagagaatggAGATAATGATCGACTCAGGCCTCCTCCTCAGGCAAGCTTTACCAGTAATGCCTTTCGAAAATTGTCAAATTCCTCTTCAAATGTTTCACCCCTAATTCTGTCTTCCAATTTGCCTATGAACAATAAAATGGAACACAATAATAATGACACTAAACAGAACCATGACTTAACGCATAGGAAAAGTCCTTTGGGTCCTGTGAAGTCCCCACCTTTGTCCCCTGTTGGAGCTACTCCCGTGAAGTTAAAGCGAGCGGCCCCTAAAGAAGAAGCTGAGGCTGTG AATAACCTGAAGCCTCCAGAAGCAAAGAGGAAGATACAGCATGTTACATGGCCCTGA